One Etheostoma cragini isolate CJK2018 chromosome 18, CSU_Ecrag_1.0, whole genome shotgun sequence DNA window includes the following coding sequences:
- the slc35b2 gene encoding adenosine 3'-phospho 5'-phosphosulfate transporter 1 has product MCCARCRATECGKMPSFSWRVWPALVLLLFTSTVAADESLLLEGWREVWPLRFLVNMLGYFTIIIPGYFLISYFKRTNYLETGSGFCFPVIKTCVFGGEAKTGLLDDVSVAPRKEVDSGSSVRQVIKLIFCAVGLQVSYLTWGVLQERVMTRSYGATTPEEEGEKFKDSQFLVFMNRILALTVSGLWCILFKQPRHGAPMFKYSFASLSNIMSSWCQYEALKYISFPTQVLAKASKVIPVMLMGKIVSHKSYEYWEYFTAVLISVGVSMFLLSSTPSKHPSTVTTFSGVIILVGYIAFDSFTSNWQDNLFKYKMSSVQMMFGVNLFSCLFTVGSLLEQGAFFDSLAFMTRHSEFALHSLLLSVCSACGQLFIFYTINQFGAAVFTIIMTLRQAFAILLSCFLYGHAVTLVGGFGVGVVFLALFLRVYARSRMKSGRRSGQPLPQKV; this is encoded by the exons ATGTGCTGCGCCAGGTGTCGGGCCACAGAGTGTGGGAAAATGCCATCGTTTTCATGGAG GGTCTGGCCTGCACTTGTGTTGCTTCTCTTCACTTCCACTGTGGCTGCTGATGAGTCATTACTACTGGAGGGCTGGCGAGAAGTCTGGCCCTTGCGCTTCCTCGTCAACATGCTGGGATACTTCACTATTATCATCCCTGGCTACTTCCTCATTAGCTACTTCAAGCGCACCAATTACTTAGAAACAG gTAGTGGGTTTTGCTTTCCTGTCATAAAGACCTGTGTGTTTGGTGGTGAGGCCAAAACAGGTCTGTTGGATGACGTGTCGGTTGCACCCAGGAAAGAGGTTGATTCAGGTTCGTCAGTCAGACAGGTCATCAAATTAATCTTTTGTGCTGTTGGACTTCAG GTATCGTACCTGACATGGGGAGTCCTGCAGGAGAGGGTGATGACACGTTCGTACGGAGCCACAACTCCAGAAGAGGAGGGTGAGAAATTCAAGGACTCTCAGTTCTTGGTCTTCATGAACCGTATCCTGGCTCTGACGGTGTCAGGCCTTTGGTGCATCCTGTTCAAGCAGCCTCGTCATGGAGCACCCATGTTTAAGTACTCCTTCGCCTCGCTCTCCAACATCATGAGCAGCTGGTGCCAGTACGAGGCCCTCAAGTACATCAGCTTCCCTACTCAAGTCCTTGCCAAGGCCTCCAAGGTAATCCCTGTCATGCTCATGGGTAAGATCGTGTCCCACAAGAGCTACGAATACTGGGAGTACTTCACCGCCGTGCTCATCTCTGTGGGTGTCAGCATGTTCCTGCTGTCCAGCACGCCCAGCAAGCACCCGTCCACCGTCACCACCTTCAGTGGGGTCATCATCCTCGTCGGCTACATTGCCTTCGACAGTTTCACCTCCAACTGGCAGGACAACCTGTTCAAGTACAAGATGTCGTCGGTGCAGATGATGTTCGGGGTAAACCTTTTCTCCTGCCTCTTCACCGTTGGCTCACTGCTGGAGCAGGGTGCCTTTTTTGACTCGCTGGCCTTCATGACGCGTCACTCCGAATTCGCCTTGCACTCCCTTTTGCTGTCCGTGTGCTCTGCATGTGGCCAGCTCTTCATCTTCTACACCATCAACCAGTTTGGCGCTGCAGTCTTCACCATCATTATGACCCTGCGACAGGCCTTTGCTATTctcctctcttgtttcctctACGGTCACGCCGTCACCTTAGTAGGTGGATTTGGTGTTGGGGTGGTTTTCTTGGCACTTTTCTTACGGGTGTATGCACGTAGCCGCATGAAGTCTGGCCGGCGGTCAGGGCAGCCGCTCCCACAGAAGGTGTAG